A section of the Stenotrophomonas acidaminiphila genome encodes:
- a CDS encoding deoxyuridine 5'-triphosphate nucleotidohydrolase (catalyzes the formation of dUMP from dUTP), with protein MNTNATPHPLQVKLLDPRFGDAWPLPAYATEASAGMDLRAAIEVPMALEPGDAALLPSGIAIHIADPGLCAVVLPRSGLGHRHGIVLGNGTGLIDADYQGPLLISVWNRGREPFTIEPGDRIAQLVVMPIARVSLQVVDTFIDSARGTGGFGHTGVR; from the coding sequence ATGAACACGAACGCCACCCCGCACCCCCTGCAGGTGAAGCTGCTGGACCCCCGCTTCGGCGACGCGTGGCCGCTGCCGGCCTATGCCACCGAGGCCAGCGCCGGCATGGACCTGCGCGCCGCGATCGAGGTGCCGATGGCGCTGGAACCCGGCGACGCGGCGCTGCTGCCCAGCGGCATCGCCATCCACATCGCCGACCCGGGCCTGTGCGCGGTGGTGCTGCCGCGCTCGGGGCTGGGCCACCGCCACGGCATCGTGCTGGGCAACGGCACCGGGCTGATCGATGCCGATTACCAGGGGCCGCTGCTGATCAGCGTGTGGAACCGGGGCCGCGAGCCGTTCACCATCGAGCCGGGCGACCGCATCGCCCAGCTGGTGGTCATGCCCATCGCCCGCGTGAGCTTGCAGGTGGTGGATACTTTCATCGACAGTGCGCGTGGAACGGGTGGATTCGGCCACACCGGAGTGCGCTGA
- a CDS encoding bifunctional 4'-phosphopantothenoylcysteine decarboxylase/phosphopantothenoylcysteine synthetase — MTGFPHSVHAPARPLDGHKLLLCVGGGIAAYKALELVRRLRDAGARVQVAMTDGAQQFVTPLSFQALSGQPVRTTLWDSAAEQAMGHIELARWADRIVIAPATADLLARLAHGHADDLVTTLCLATTAPLTVCPAMNHRMWLHPATQANIALLRERGAQVVGPEDGPLAEGESGPGRLSEPEAIVAALAGAGHAAPAAAATPDRLQGMQVLISAGPTYEDLDPVRYVGNRSSGKMGYALAAAAARRGARVVLVSGPVQLPTPPGVQRVDVRSAAQMREAVLAALPADIYIGAAAVADYTPRQVAQQKLKKTAGSQTLTLELVRTPDILAEVATQEQVLKLVVGFAAETHDVEKYARGKLADKHLDLIIANQVGIAGGGFESDQNAATAYWSDGQRAFPGTAKTQLAEQLLDLIAERLDA; from the coding sequence GTGACCGGCTTTCCCCACAGTGTCCATGCGCCCGCCCGGCCGCTGGACGGACACAAGCTGCTGCTGTGCGTCGGCGGCGGCATCGCCGCCTACAAAGCGCTGGAACTGGTGCGCCGGCTGCGCGACGCCGGCGCCCGCGTGCAGGTGGCCATGACCGACGGTGCCCAGCAGTTCGTCACCCCGCTCAGTTTCCAGGCCCTGTCCGGGCAGCCGGTGCGTACCACCCTGTGGGACAGTGCCGCCGAACAGGCGATGGGCCATATCGAACTGGCGCGCTGGGCCGACCGCATCGTCATCGCGCCGGCCACCGCCGACCTGCTGGCGCGGCTGGCGCATGGCCATGCCGACGACCTGGTCACCACGCTGTGCCTGGCCACGACCGCGCCACTGACGGTGTGCCCGGCGATGAACCACCGGATGTGGCTGCACCCGGCCACCCAGGCCAACATCGCGCTGCTGCGCGAGCGCGGCGCGCAGGTGGTCGGGCCCGAGGACGGCCCGCTGGCCGAGGGCGAATCCGGCCCCGGGCGGCTGAGCGAACCGGAGGCCATCGTCGCCGCGCTTGCCGGCGCCGGCCACGCCGCGCCCGCCGCGGCGGCCACGCCGGACCGGCTGCAGGGCATGCAGGTGCTGATCAGCGCCGGGCCGACGTATGAAGACCTGGACCCGGTGCGCTATGTCGGCAACCGCTCCAGCGGCAAGATGGGCTATGCACTGGCGGCCGCGGCCGCACGCCGTGGCGCGCGGGTGGTGCTGGTCAGTGGTCCGGTGCAACTGCCGACGCCGCCCGGCGTGCAGCGGGTGGACGTGCGTTCGGCCGCGCAGATGCGCGAGGCGGTGCTGGCCGCCCTGCCCGCCGATATCTACATCGGCGCCGCGGCCGTGGCCGACTACACCCCGCGCCAGGTGGCGCAGCAGAAGCTGAAGAAGACCGCGGGCAGCCAGACCCTGACCCTGGAGCTGGTGCGCACCCCCGACATCCTGGCCGAGGTGGCCACGCAGGAGCAGGTGCTGAAGCTGGTGGTCGGCTTTGCCGCCGAGACCCACGACGTGGAGAAGTACGCGCGCGGCAAGCTCGCCGACAAGCACCTGGACCTGATCATCGCCAACCAGGTCGGCATCGCCGGCGGCGGCTTCGAGAGCGACCAGAACGCGGCGACCGCCTACTGGAGCGATGGCCAGCGCGCCTTCCCGGGCACCGCCAAGACCCAGCTGGCCGAACAACTGCTGGACCTGATCGCGGAGCGACTGGACGCATGA
- a CDS encoding arginine decarboxylase, producing the protein MSDWSLDQARKTYSIPHWSDGYFDVDAAGHVVVRPTGAQGPAVSLPEIVDSARAAGAKLPLLVRFPDILGERLGKLQAAFAQAQRDWDYHGGYTAVYPIKVNQHRGVAGTLASHHGEGFGLEAGSKPELMAVLALSRPGGLIVCNGYKDREYIRLALIGRKLGLQTYIVIEKPSELKLVLEESRALEVKPGLGVRMRLASLGAGKWQNSGGDKAKFGLSPRQLLDLWKSLRDTEYADCLNLLHFHMGSQISNVRDIANGMREATRYFVELSRLGAKISHVDVGGGLGIDYEGTRSRSYCSINYGLNAYASNIVQPLAEACEAHALPPPRIVTECGRAMTAHHAVLIANVSEVEQAADGRIPEAHDDEPAAIRHLREIHDELDQRPAVELFQEAQHFHAEGLSAYALGQIDLPQRARIDDLFYAIANGVRARLSYDEKSHRPALDELNDRLVDKYFVNFSVFESIPDAWAIDQVFPIVPIERLNERPDRRGVIADMTCDSDGMVKTYVENESLDSSLPLHSVGHGERYRIGFFLVGAYQEILGDIHNLFGDTDAVEVTVDGSGYRIAQQRRGDTTDVMLDYVGYRLDDLRAAYRQRVAAANLPAARAAELDAALEAGLTGYTYLSDEPLG; encoded by the coding sequence ATGAGCGATTGGTCCCTCGACCAGGCCCGCAAGACCTATTCGATCCCGCACTGGTCCGACGGTTACTTCGACGTCGATGCCGCCGGGCATGTCGTGGTGCGCCCCACCGGCGCGCAGGGCCCGGCCGTGTCGCTGCCTGAAATCGTCGATTCGGCACGGGCCGCCGGCGCCAAGCTGCCGCTGCTGGTGCGCTTCCCGGACATCCTCGGCGAGCGCCTGGGCAAGCTGCAGGCGGCGTTCGCCCAGGCCCAGCGCGACTGGGACTACCACGGCGGCTACACCGCCGTGTATCCGATCAAGGTCAACCAGCACCGTGGCGTGGCCGGCACCCTGGCCAGCCACCACGGCGAGGGCTTCGGCCTGGAGGCCGGCTCCAAGCCGGAGCTGATGGCGGTGCTGGCGCTGAGCCGGCCGGGCGGGCTGATCGTCTGCAACGGCTACAAGGACCGCGAGTACATCCGCCTGGCGCTGATCGGCCGCAAGCTCGGCCTGCAGACCTACATCGTCATCGAGAAGCCCTCCGAGCTGAAGCTGGTGCTGGAGGAATCCAGGGCGCTGGAGGTGAAGCCGGGCCTGGGCGTGCGCATGCGCCTGGCATCGCTGGGTGCCGGCAAGTGGCAGAACAGCGGGGGCGACAAGGCCAAGTTCGGGCTGTCGCCGCGGCAGCTGCTGGACCTGTGGAAATCGCTGCGCGACACCGAGTACGCCGACTGCCTGAACCTGCTGCACTTCCACATGGGCAGCCAGATCAGCAACGTGCGCGACATCGCCAACGGCATGCGCGAGGCCACCCGCTACTTCGTCGAGCTCTCGCGCCTGGGCGCGAAGATCAGCCACGTCGACGTCGGCGGCGGCCTGGGCATCGACTACGAAGGCACCCGCTCGCGCAGCTACTGCTCGATCAACTACGGCCTGAACGCCTACGCCAGCAACATCGTGCAGCCGCTGGCCGAGGCCTGCGAAGCGCACGCGCTGCCGCCGCCGCGCATCGTCACCGAGTGCGGCCGCGCGATGACCGCGCACCATGCGGTGCTGATCGCCAACGTGTCCGAAGTGGAGCAGGCCGCCGATGGCCGCATTCCCGAGGCGCATGACGACGAGCCGGCCGCGATCCGCCACCTGCGCGAGATCCACGACGAACTGGACCAGCGCCCGGCGGTGGAACTGTTCCAGGAAGCGCAGCACTTCCACGCCGAAGGCCTGAGCGCCTACGCGCTGGGCCAGATCGACCTGCCGCAGCGTGCGCGCATCGACGACCTGTTCTACGCCATCGCCAACGGCGTGCGCGCGCGCCTGAGCTACGACGAGAAGAGCCATCGCCCCGCGCTGGACGAGCTGAACGACCGCCTGGTCGACAAGTACTTCGTCAATTTCAGCGTGTTCGAGTCGATCCCCGATGCCTGGGCCATCGACCAGGTGTTCCCGATCGTGCCGATCGAGCGCCTGAACGAGCGCCCGGACCGCCGCGGCGTGATCGCCGACATGACCTGCGATTCGGACGGCATGGTCAAGACCTACGTCGAGAACGAGAGCCTGGACAGCTCGCTGCCGCTGCATTCGGTGGGCCATGGCGAGCGCTACCGCATCGGCTTCTTCCTGGTCGGCGCCTACCAGGAAATCCTCGGCGACATCCACAACCTGTTCGGCGACACCGACGCGGTGGAGGTCACGGTCGATGGCAGTGGCTACCGCATCGCCCAGCAGCGCCGCGGCGACACCACCGACGTGATGCTCGACTACGTCGGCTACCGCCTGGACGACCTGCGCGCGGCCTACCGGCAGCGCGTGGCCGCGGCCAACCTGCCGGCCGCGCGCGCGGCCGAGCTGGACGCCGCGCTGGAAGCGGGCCTGACCGGTTACACCTACCTGTCGGACGAGCCGCTGGGCTGA
- a CDS encoding NADP-dependent 3-hydroxy acid dehydrogenase (NADP(+)-dependent; catalyzes the formation of 3-hydroxypropionate from the toxic malonic semialdehyde, catalyzes the formation of 2-aminomalonate-semialdehyde from L-serine; can also use 3-hydroxybutyrate, 3-hydroxy-isobutyrate, D-threonine, L-allo-threonine,D-serine) codes for MSKTVLITGATSGFGAAAARRFAAAGWKVIATGRRAERLQPLVDAFGADTVHAAAFDIRDAAAMEAALAALPAPFRGIDLLVNNAGLAQGTAAAQHASLEDWRTMIDTNVTALVTLTHHLLPRLIERRGAIINISSTAAIYPYPGGNAYGGTKAFVSQFSLGLRADLHGTGVRVTAIEPGMAETEFTLVRTHGNQAASDQLYKGANPMTAQDIAEQIFWVASLPPHLNVNRLELMPVSQSFAGFQVAREG; via the coding sequence ATGTCCAAGACCGTCCTGATCACCGGCGCCACGTCCGGTTTCGGTGCCGCCGCCGCCCGTCGCTTCGCCGCCGCCGGCTGGAAGGTGATCGCCACCGGCCGCCGTGCCGAGCGCCTGCAGCCGCTGGTGGACGCGTTCGGGGCGGACACGGTGCACGCGGCGGCGTTCGACATCCGCGACGCGGCGGCCATGGAGGCGGCGCTGGCGGCGTTGCCCGCGCCGTTCCGTGGCATCGACCTGCTGGTCAACAACGCCGGCCTGGCGCAGGGCACCGCCGCCGCCCAGCACGCCAGCCTGGAAGACTGGCGCACGATGATCGACACCAACGTCACCGCGCTGGTCACCCTCACCCACCACCTGCTGCCGCGGCTGATCGAACGCCGCGGGGCGATCATCAACATCAGCTCCACCGCCGCGATCTATCCGTATCCGGGCGGCAATGCCTATGGCGGCACCAAGGCGTTCGTCAGCCAGTTCTCGCTGGGCCTGCGCGCCGACCTGCACGGCACCGGCGTGCGCGTGACCGCGATCGAGCCGGGCATGGCCGAGACCGAGTTCACCCTGGTGCGCACCCATGGCAACCAGGCCGCCTCGGACCAGCTGTACAAGGGCGCCAACCCGATGACCGCGCAGGACATCGCCGAGCAGATCTTCTGGGTCGCCAGCCTGCCGCCGCACCTGAACGTCAACCGCCTGGAGCTGATGCCGGTGAGCCAGTCGTTCGCCGGTTTCCAGGTGGCGCGCGAAGGCTGA
- a CDS encoding histidine kinase, with translation MNDTRSRQADALAGSLQREAGGKLTVFLGAAPGVGKTFAMLTRAQEQLRRGVDVVAAVVETHGRDDTAALLHGLPVIALREVEYRDHRLQEMDLDAVLARHPALVLVDELAHRNAPGSRHERRWQDVMELLDAGIDVWTTINIQHLESLNDVVMRITGVRVAETVPDAVFDRLHDIVLVDLPPRELIERLRQGKVYVPEQAAQALQAFFSPANLTALRELAMQEAADRVDSSLRETRAARGEGNLPLRRRVLVAIDGGGQSEYLVRVARRIAERRDAPWTVVTVQHGRQDEATRREIDAAFALARRLGGDAELLHGPGIADVLLDHAAHNAVSTLVLGRTRERPLARLFNQTLTQQLIQRGAHYEITIISTPQARASARRARLSLDPENWSRDAGLALLATAVACGAAWLGERWIGLSDLAMVFIVAVVLVAARTRMGAAVLAATLCFLAYNFFFIAPRFTFAINARQGVITVFLFLAAALVAGRLASRLRMQVVALRAANRHANVRQALGRQLASAVDNAQVAHAGRVALEQALDAPAWVRVAHDTSTGGSAAPGDTDLAAADWALRHGQPSGRFTDTLAGADWWFLPLLDGEGHGIGVAGLRFDRQHPRLAPEQRQLAEAMVDDIAQAALRTRLVADLETAHLHNETERLRSALLSSVSHDLRSPLAAMIGSADSLSSYAEAMDAGDRRALLDTIVVEGERLDRYIQNLLDMTRLGHDGLKLSRDWIGIDELIGSAARRLQRYQPEALLKLDIPHDLPPIWVHPALVEQALFNVMENAAKFSPPGVAVEVRARVRDGELCIEVIDEGPGIPDAERLRIFDMFYSVERGDRGRQGTGLGLTICQGMIGAHGGHVEALPGRDGRGTLVRMTLPLLQPHPEGPRDDA, from the coding sequence ATGAACGATACCCGCAGCCGCCAGGCCGATGCGCTGGCCGGAAGCCTGCAACGCGAAGCCGGCGGCAAGCTGACGGTCTTCCTCGGCGCCGCGCCCGGCGTCGGCAAGACCTTCGCCATGCTCACCCGCGCGCAGGAACAACTGCGCCGCGGCGTGGACGTGGTCGCGGCGGTGGTGGAAACCCACGGCCGCGACGACACCGCCGCGCTGCTGCACGGCCTGCCGGTGATCGCGCTGCGCGAGGTCGAGTACCGCGACCATCGCCTGCAGGAGATGGACCTGGACGCGGTGCTGGCGCGGCACCCGGCCCTGGTGCTGGTGGACGAACTGGCCCACCGCAACGCCCCCGGTAGCCGCCACGAACGGCGCTGGCAGGACGTGATGGAACTGCTCGACGCCGGCATCGACGTGTGGACGACCATCAATATCCAGCACCTGGAAAGCCTCAACGACGTGGTGATGCGCATCACCGGCGTGCGCGTGGCCGAAACCGTGCCCGATGCGGTGTTCGACCGCCTGCACGACATCGTGCTGGTCGACCTGCCGCCGCGCGAACTGATCGAGCGCCTGCGCCAGGGCAAGGTGTACGTGCCCGAACAGGCGGCGCAGGCGCTGCAGGCGTTCTTCTCGCCGGCCAACCTCACCGCGCTGCGCGAGCTGGCCATGCAGGAAGCGGCCGACCGCGTCGACAGCAGCCTGCGCGAGACCCGCGCGGCGCGCGGCGAGGGCAACCTGCCGCTGCGGCGCCGGGTGCTGGTGGCGATCGACGGCGGCGGCCAGAGCGAATACTTGGTGCGCGTGGCCCGTCGCATCGCCGAGCGCCGCGACGCCCCGTGGACCGTGGTCACGGTGCAGCATGGCCGCCAGGACGAGGCGACCCGCCGCGAGATCGACGCCGCCTTCGCGCTGGCACGCCGACTCGGCGGCGACGCCGAACTGCTGCACGGGCCGGGCATCGCCGACGTGCTGCTGGACCATGCCGCGCACAACGCCGTCTCCACCCTGGTGCTGGGCCGCACCCGCGAACGACCGCTGGCGCGGCTGTTCAACCAGACCCTGACCCAGCAGCTGATCCAACGCGGCGCGCACTACGAGATCACCATCATCAGCACGCCGCAGGCGCGCGCCAGCGCGCGCCGGGCGCGGTTGTCGCTGGACCCGGAGAACTGGAGCCGGGATGCCGGGCTGGCGCTGCTGGCCACCGCCGTGGCCTGCGGGGCGGCATGGCTGGGCGAACGCTGGATCGGGCTGAGCGACCTGGCGATGGTGTTCATCGTCGCGGTGGTGCTGGTGGCCGCGCGCACGCGCATGGGCGCGGCGGTGCTGGCGGCCACGCTGTGTTTCCTGGCCTACAACTTCTTCTTCATCGCGCCGCGCTTCACCTTCGCCATCAATGCGCGCCAGGGCGTGATCACCGTGTTCCTGTTCCTGGCCGCGGCGCTGGTGGCCGGGCGGCTGGCGTCGCGGCTGCGCATGCAGGTGGTGGCGCTGCGCGCGGCCAACCGCCATGCCAACGTGCGCCAGGCGCTGGGCCGGCAACTGGCCAGCGCGGTGGACAACGCGCAGGTGGCGCATGCCGGCAGGGTCGCGCTGGAGCAGGCGCTGGACGCGCCGGCCTGGGTGCGGGTGGCGCACGACACCAGCACCGGTGGCAGCGCCGCGCCCGGCGACACCGACCTGGCCGCGGCCGACTGGGCGCTGCGCCACGGGCAGCCGTCGGGCCGCTTCACCGACACCCTGGCCGGCGCCGACTGGTGGTTCCTGCCCCTGCTCGACGGCGAAGGGCATGGCATCGGCGTGGCCGGCCTGCGCTTCGACCGCCAGCATCCGCGGCTGGCCCCGGAGCAGCGCCAGCTGGCCGAGGCGATGGTCGACGACATCGCCCAGGCGGCACTGCGCACGCGGCTGGTCGCCGACCTGGAAACCGCGCACCTGCACAACGAGACCGAACGCCTGCGCTCGGCGCTGCTGTCGTCGGTATCGCACGACCTGCGCTCGCCGCTGGCGGCGATGATCGGCTCGGCCGACAGCCTGTCCAGCTATGCCGAGGCGATGGATGCCGGCGACCGCCGCGCCCTGCTCGACACCATCGTGGTCGAGGGCGAGCGCCTGGACCGCTACATCCAGAACCTGCTGGACATGACCCGGCTGGGGCACGACGGGCTCAAGCTCAGCCGCGACTGGATCGGCATCGACGAACTGATCGGCTCGGCGGCGCGGCGGCTGCAGCGCTACCAGCCCGAAGCGCTGCTGAAGCTGGACATCCCGCACGACCTGCCGCCGATCTGGGTGCACCCGGCGCTGGTCGAACAGGCGCTGTTCAACGTGATGGAGAACGCGGCCAAGTTCTCGCCGCCGGGGGTGGCGGTGGAAGTGCGCGCGCGCGTGCGCGACGGCGAACTGTGCATCGAGGTGATCGACGAGGGACCGGGCATTCCCGACGCCGAGCGCCTGCGCATCTTCGACATGTTCTACAGCGTCGAGCGCGGCGACCGCGGCCGCCAGGGCACCGGCCTGGGCCTGACCATCTGCCAGGGCATGATCGGCGCGCATGGCGGCCATGTCGAAGCGCTGCCCGGCCGCGATGGACGCGGTACGCTGGTGCGCATGACCCTGCCGCTGCTCCAGCCCCACCCGGAAGGCCCGCGCGACGATGCCTGA
- a CDS encoding sporulation protein → MAARRGKSQARRNSGNGTPGWVWLVAGAAIAAVVFLAAPNLFKKEGDGFLRVGPQPNPDAQPAPVADADIDAGADLPRPAARDGAQPAEKPAATQYDFYTLLPGKEVQMSDAELAASARAEEQRRAQAARTAEASEAQRAQAALEGRPVPAAAAPLPAPISEAPRPAVATAGTAPGTAAPTVAAADSAAKRAEPATPAAAAGSDNVRYILQAGAFGASGDAEATKAKLAMMGLAARVESAQINGNTVYRVRMGPYGSASELAEAKAKLNGSGLQAMAIKAQ, encoded by the coding sequence ATGGCAGCACGACGCGGCAAGAGCCAGGCCCGGCGCAACAGCGGCAACGGGACGCCCGGCTGGGTATGGCTGGTCGCCGGCGCGGCGATCGCGGCCGTGGTGTTCCTGGCCGCCCCGAACCTGTTCAAGAAGGAAGGCGACGGCTTCCTGCGGGTGGGCCCGCAACCCAACCCGGACGCGCAGCCGGCGCCGGTCGCCGACGCCGACATCGACGCCGGCGCGGACCTGCCGCGTCCGGCCGCGCGCGATGGCGCGCAGCCGGCGGAAAAGCCGGCCGCGACCCAGTACGACTTCTACACCCTGCTGCCGGGCAAGGAAGTGCAGATGTCCGACGCCGAACTGGCAGCCAGCGCGCGCGCCGAGGAGCAGCGCCGGGCGCAGGCCGCACGCACGGCGGAGGCCAGCGAGGCCCAGCGCGCGCAGGCGGCCCTGGAAGGGCGCCCGGTACCGGCGGCCGCCGCACCGTTGCCGGCGCCGATCAGCGAGGCGCCGCGCCCGGCCGTGGCCACAGCCGGCACCGCGCCCGGCACCGCGGCCCCCACCGTGGCCGCGGCGGACAGCGCGGCGAAGCGCGCGGAACCGGCGACGCCGGCCGCGGCGGCAGGCAGCGACAACGTCCGCTACATCCTCCAGGCCGGCGCGTTCGGCGCGTCCGGCGACGCCGAGGCGACCAAGGCCAAGCTGGCGATGATGGGCCTGGCCGCCCGCGTCGAATCGGCGCAGATCAACGGCAACACGGTCTACCGCGTGCGCATGGGCCCCTATGGCAGCGCCAGTGAACTGGCCGAAGCCAAGGCCAAGCTCAACGGCAGCGGCCTGCAGGCGATGGCCATCAAGGCGCAGTAA
- a CDS encoding DNA-binding response regulator, producing the protein MPDTPAIPPARVLVIDDEVQIRRFLDISLRAQGYATAQAASGGEGLRALAGEGADLVILDIGLPDMEGHEVLAELRQWSQVPVIMLSVRGGEAEKVRALDNGANDYVTKPFGTQELMARVRALLRGRSTDGDGQVPLFDDGHLRIDLARREVRVDGAAVALTRKEYALLALLLRNAGRVVTQPQILQEVWGPSHRHDTHYLRILVGRLRHKLGDSALQSRYLFTEPGVGLRFQAP; encoded by the coding sequence ATGCCTGACACCCCGGCCATACCGCCAGCGCGGGTGCTGGTGATCGACGACGAGGTGCAGATCCGCCGCTTCCTCGATATCTCGCTGCGCGCCCAGGGCTATGCCACCGCGCAGGCCGCCAGCGGCGGCGAGGGGCTGCGTGCGCTGGCCGGCGAAGGCGCCGACCTGGTGATCCTGGACATCGGCCTGCCCGACATGGAAGGCCACGAGGTGCTCGCCGAACTGCGCCAGTGGAGCCAGGTGCCGGTGATCATGCTCAGCGTGCGCGGTGGCGAGGCGGAGAAGGTGCGGGCACTGGACAACGGCGCCAACGACTACGTGACCAAGCCGTTCGGCACGCAGGAACTGATGGCGCGGGTGCGGGCGCTGCTGCGCGGCCGCAGTACCGACGGCGACGGCCAGGTGCCGCTGTTCGACGATGGCCACCTGCGCATCGACCTGGCCCGCCGCGAGGTCCGCGTGGATGGTGCGGCGGTGGCGCTGACCCGCAAGGAATATGCATTGCTGGCGCTGCTGCTGCGCAACGCCGGGCGGGTGGTCACCCAGCCGCAGATCCTGCAGGAAGTCTGGGGCCCGAGCCATCGCCACGACACCCACTACCTGCGCATCCTGGTGGGCCGGCTGCGGCACAAGCTCGGCGACTCGGCGCTGCAGTCGCGCTACCTGTTCACCGAGCCGGGCGTCGGCCTGCGCTTCCAGGCGCCCTAG
- a CDS encoding arginine--tRNA ligase — MKSLLRALIGQGIEALRANGTLPADTLPPDFVVERPKTREHGDFATNAAMLLAKAARSNPRAVAQALVAALPPSDDVASVEIAGPGFINFKLAPVAFQREVASVLREGADYGRNLGGNGRNVGVEYVSANPTGPLHVGHGRAGAIGDCIARVLEANGWNARREFYYNDAGVQIENLARSVQARARGFKPGDEQWPADAYNGEYIADVAKAYLLGQTVELEGSQVVGAGDAEDIEAIRRFAVAYLRNEQNQDLAAFGVDFDIYFLESSLYKDGKVAETVDQLVASGHTYEEGGALWLRSTDFGDDKDRVMRKSDGTYTYFLPDVAYHLSKWQRGYERAITELGADHHGSLARVRAGLQALGVGIPQGWPEYVLHQMVTVMRGGEEVKLSKRAGSYLTLRDLIDEVGSDAVRWFLIARKPDSQLTFDIDLARQQSNDNPVFYVQYAHARVCSLLRQAQEKGLDYDQAQGLAALAQLDDAASLELMNEISRYPEVVEAAGLALEPHLVAQYLRELAHAFHTWYHGTPVLVDDAALRNARLALAGAARQTLANGLGLLGVSAPEKM; from the coding sequence GTGAAATCCCTACTCCGCGCCCTGATCGGCCAAGGCATCGAAGCCTTGCGCGCCAACGGTACCCTGCCTGCCGACACCCTGCCGCCGGATTTCGTGGTCGAACGACCCAAGACCCGCGAGCATGGCGATTTCGCCACCAACGCCGCCATGCTGCTGGCCAAGGCCGCGCGCAGCAACCCGCGGGCCGTGGCGCAGGCGCTGGTCGCCGCGCTGCCGCCCAGCGACGACGTCGCCAGCGTCGAGATCGCCGGCCCGGGCTTCATCAACTTCAAGCTGGCGCCGGTGGCGTTCCAGCGCGAGGTGGCGAGCGTGCTGCGCGAAGGCGCCGATTACGGGCGCAACCTGGGCGGCAACGGCCGCAACGTCGGCGTCGAGTACGTCTCGGCCAACCCGACCGGCCCGCTGCACGTCGGCCATGGCCGCGCCGGCGCCATCGGCGACTGCATCGCCCGCGTGCTGGAAGCCAACGGCTGGAACGCCAGGCGCGAGTTCTACTACAACGACGCCGGCGTGCAGATCGAGAACCTGGCCCGCTCGGTGCAGGCGCGCGCGCGCGGCTTCAAGCCGGGCGACGAACAGTGGCCGGCCGACGCGTACAACGGCGAATACATCGCCGACGTCGCCAAGGCCTACCTGCTCGGCCAGACCGTCGAACTGGAAGGCAGCCAGGTGGTCGGTGCCGGCGATGCCGAGGACATCGAAGCCATCCGCCGCTTCGCCGTGGCCTACCTGCGCAACGAGCAGAACCAGGACCTGGCCGCGTTCGGGGTGGATTTCGACATCTACTTCCTGGAGAGCTCGCTGTACAAGGACGGCAAGGTCGCCGAGACGGTGGACCAGCTGGTTGCCTCCGGCCACACCTACGAGGAAGGCGGCGCGCTGTGGCTGCGCTCGACCGATTTCGGTGACGACAAGGACCGCGTGATGCGCAAGTCCGACGGCACCTACACCTACTTCCTGCCGGACGTGGCCTACCACCTGAGCAAGTGGCAGCGCGGCTACGAACGCGCCATCACCGAACTGGGCGCCGACCACCACGGCTCGCTGGCGCGCGTGCGCGCCGGCCTGCAGGCACTGGGCGTGGGCATTCCGCAGGGCTGGCCGGAGTACGTGCTGCACCAGATGGTGACGGTGATGCGCGGCGGCGAGGAAGTGAAACTGTCCAAGCGCGCCGGCAGCTACCTGACCCTGCGCGACCTGATCGACGAGGTCGGCAGCGATGCGGTGCGCTGGTTCCTGATCGCGCGCAAGCCCGACTCCCAGCTCACCTTCGACATCGACCTGGCACGCCAGCAGAGCAACGACAACCCGGTGTTCTACGTGCAGTACGCGCATGCCCGGGTCTGCTCGCTGCTGCGCCAGGCGCAGGAGAAGGGCCTGGACTACGACCAGGCGCAGGGCCTGGCCGCGCTGGCGCAGCTGGACGACGCCGCGTCGCTGGAGCTGATGAACGAAATCTCGCGTTACCCGGAAGTGGTCGAGGCCGCCGGCCTGGCGCTGGAGCCGCACCTGGTCGCGCAGTACCTGCGTGAATTGGCGCACGCCTTCCACACGTGGTATCACGGGACGCCGGTGCTGGTGGACGATGCCGCCCTCCGCAATGCCCGCCTCGCGCTCGCCGGCGCGGCGCGGCAGACGCTCGCCAACGGCCTGGGCCTGTTGGGCGTGAGCGCACCGGAAAAGATGTAA